One window of Paenibacillus albicereus genomic DNA carries:
- a CDS encoding DUF7507 domain-containing protein, protein MPFVNRFLLNQNGAITYAGNTLGLSRSDTVGQPGTIDSIGAFTTIDTSQTFGLYPPGTTSNFQQNSSTALLNLPAGASVLYAELIWGGTYINNGVDFSAFVDDPVSLTTPVGPASIVPDPATAFNVLLSNTPPFPPAYAYVRSADVTAIVQAAGAGAYTTSGVVGTIVVPDPTSNHAVWTLAVAYADPSMPLRNLSIRVGAVVILATSGPVSTVVNGFATPFQGPLDGRAAISAQEGDANKTGDQAQFGPTAATLTTLSGPNNFANNFFASQVNGDNGLLVTTGTFGSRNQLNGTPGSNIPAGRQGYDVTNVSLAGALLNAQTSAVFQLTTNGDGYLVDSVGIQLDIAQPILTIVKSASAGDAVVGDIITYTLTVRNTGSVTASDVQVTDSIDDTSASFVPGSVTLNGMPVPGANPDAGVTVGTLAAGASAVVTFQYQVTAIPFGETLDDQGRVAYTYQPTPGSPVISTFVPSNIVKIPVFQPILSLVKSGDPSPAPLGGIVTYTLLVSNTGNILASVTITDPLPPATTFVPGSVTVRGVSAPGQSPVTGIVVGALLPDTSAVVTFQVQVTSIPPEGELVNQSTAAYTYQPPDGRILTGQTPSNTVIIPVVAPVNPPSVDVVKSAGAAGAIVGETISFTVTATNRSIATIADAVLTDPLPDGYAFVAGSVTVNGVPAPAADPTAGISVGTLASGATSTVTFELTVVTLPDPPVLTNEASLAFTFFGTPYDIPSNPADVDILQPVIGLTKRASAFVAAVGDVVSYSVTATNTGNVAAVVTIVDPLNAYSDFVPGTARVQGVPVPGADPTTGIVAGTVAPGDSIAVSYDVLLTASPPDGFFDNQASAAFTYSSPSGAAGAGSALSNLVRIVETNSQLVVQKTASQSYALVGDRVTYTIVVENVSSAPAPDVVLVDTTTPGAAFVAGSLVVDGVPAAGSIATGISLGTLAPGQRVVVAFAEEIVALAVPDYDVDDLATATFVSEGSTVSSLSNLVVVSVAIPSVTGTKRALTPFAFVGDEVLYEVDITNVGNYNGDIVWSDRLPEGSVFVENSLLLDGVPVPGVNMYTGAFIGTVEAKSTAVVSFKLKVTAFPPGGVLTNQARLDLTFRLPNGRPFTATVSTNPVSVPVLGLATLVKRSSVSTVGVGGSVRFELAVLNPNPQPIDHVFVYDSLPAGLGFVPGSLTVSGAALPAEVTPSRIPVGTVPAGSSVIVAFQALALFAPPNPVVVNSASSGYEILVPGGGRLPRVALSNPVQVLIEEEEE, encoded by the coding sequence ATGCCCTTTGTCAACCGTTTCTTGTTGAATCAGAATGGTGCCATCACGTATGCGGGCAATACGCTGGGCCTCAGCCGATCGGATACGGTCGGACAGCCCGGCACGATAGACAGCATCGGAGCTTTCACGACGATCGATACGTCCCAGACCTTCGGATTGTACCCGCCCGGGACGACGTCGAATTTTCAGCAGAACAGCTCGACCGCGCTGCTGAACCTTCCTGCCGGCGCCAGCGTGCTGTATGCCGAGCTGATCTGGGGCGGCACCTACATCAACAACGGCGTCGACTTCAGCGCTTTCGTGGATGATCCCGTCAGCCTGACGACGCCGGTCGGTCCCGCCAGCATCGTCCCGGACCCTGCTACCGCGTTCAACGTGCTGCTCTCCAACACCCCTCCCTTTCCTCCCGCCTATGCCTACGTCCGGTCGGCGGACGTGACCGCCATCGTGCAGGCGGCCGGTGCGGGGGCTTATACGACCAGCGGCGTCGTCGGCACGATCGTCGTGCCCGATCCGACTTCCAACCATGCCGTCTGGACGCTTGCCGTCGCTTACGCGGATCCGTCCATGCCGCTGCGCAACCTGTCGATTCGGGTCGGGGCGGTCGTCATCTTGGCGACCTCGGGACCGGTCAGCACGGTCGTCAACGGCTTCGCGACTCCCTTTCAAGGTCCGCTGGACGGCCGAGCCGCGATCAGCGCCCAGGAAGGAGACGCCAACAAGACAGGCGACCAAGCCCAGTTCGGCCCGACGGCCGCGACGCTCACCACGCTGTCCGGCCCGAACAACTTCGCCAACAACTTCTTCGCCTCCCAGGTCAACGGCGACAACGGACTGCTCGTCACGACAGGTACCTTCGGGAGCCGCAACCAGCTGAACGGCACCCCCGGCTCGAATATACCCGCCGGCCGCCAAGGCTATGACGTCACCAACGTCAGCCTCGCCGGCGCGCTGCTCAACGCCCAGACCTCCGCGGTCTTCCAGCTGACGACGAACGGAGACGGCTATCTGGTCGACTCGGTGGGCATCCAGCTCGACATCGCGCAGCCGATCCTGACGATCGTCAAGTCGGCGTCGGCCGGCGATGCCGTCGTGGGCGACATTATCACCTATACGCTGACAGTGCGCAACACCGGCAGCGTGACGGCCAGCGACGTGCAGGTGACGGACAGCATCGACGATACCTCGGCCTCCTTCGTGCCCGGCAGCGTCACCTTGAACGGCATGCCCGTGCCCGGCGCCAATCCGGATGCGGGCGTGACCGTCGGCACGCTGGCGGCAGGCGCCTCGGCCGTCGTGACCTTCCAGTATCAAGTGACGGCCATTCCGTTCGGCGAAACGCTGGACGATCAGGGGCGCGTCGCGTATACGTATCAGCCGACGCCTGGGTCGCCGGTCATCTCCACCTTCGTTCCGTCCAACATCGTGAAAATTCCCGTCTTCCAGCCGATCCTCTCGCTCGTCAAAAGCGGCGATCCGTCCCCGGCTCCGCTCGGAGGCATCGTCACCTACACGCTCCTCGTCTCCAATACCGGCAACATCTTGGCGAGCGTCACCATCACCGATCCGCTTCCCCCGGCGACAACGTTCGTTCCGGGCAGCGTGACGGTCCGCGGCGTGTCCGCCCCGGGACAAAGCCCCGTCACCGGCATCGTCGTCGGCGCTCTTCTTCCCGATACGTCCGCCGTCGTCACGTTCCAGGTCCAGGTGACCTCCATTCCGCCCGAAGGCGAGCTCGTCAATCAATCGACCGCGGCCTATACGTACCAGCCTCCGGACGGACGCATCCTGACCGGACAGACGCCTTCCAATACCGTCATCATTCCGGTCGTCGCGCCAGTCAATCCGCCCAGCGTCGACGTCGTCAAGTCCGCCGGCGCAGCCGGCGCGATCGTGGGCGAAACGATTTCCTTTACCGTAACGGCGACGAACCGGAGCATCGCCACAATCGCGGACGCCGTTCTCACCGATCCGCTGCCGGACGGGTACGCCTTCGTCGCCGGGAGCGTCACGGTCAATGGCGTGCCGGCTCCGGCCGCCGATCCGACAGCCGGCATTTCCGTCGGCACGCTCGCTTCAGGCGCGACGTCAACGGTGACGTTCGAGCTGACCGTCGTCACCTTGCCGGACCCGCCCGTGCTGACGAACGAAGCCTCGCTTGCGTTCACGTTCTTCGGCACGCCGTACGACATCCCGTCCAACCCGGCGGACGTCGATATCCTGCAGCCGGTCATCGGCCTGACGAAGCGGGCTTCCGCGTTCGTCGCCGCGGTCGGAGACGTCGTCTCCTACTCGGTCACGGCGACCAATACCGGCAACGTCGCGGCGGTCGTCACGATCGTCGACCCGCTCAACGCCTACAGCGATTTCGTCCCCGGCACGGCCCGGGTCCAGGGCGTCCCGGTGCCGGGAGCCGATCCGACGACCGGCATCGTCGCCGGCACCGTCGCGCCGGGAGACAGCATCGCCGTCAGCTACGACGTGCTTCTGACCGCATCGCCGCCGGACGGATTTTTCGACAACCAAGCATCCGCCGCGTTCACGTACTCGTCCCCGTCGGGAGCTGCCGGGGCCGGCTCCGCGCTGTCCAATCTGGTCCGCATCGTGGAGACGAATTCACAGCTCGTCGTCCAGAAAACCGCTTCGCAAAGCTATGCTCTCGTCGGCGATCGCGTCACCTACACGATCGTCGTCGAGAACGTCTCCTCCGCGCCCGCCCCGGACGTTGTGCTTGTCGACACGACGACCCCCGGCGCGGCATTCGTCGCCGGCAGCCTGGTCGTGGACGGCGTCCCTGCCGCCGGCAGCATCGCGACCGGCATCAGCCTCGGCACGCTCGCCCCCGGCCAGCGGGTCGTCGTCGCTTTTGCAGAGGAGATCGTCGCCCTCGCCGTGCCCGATTACGACGTAGACGATCTTGCGACGGCTACCTTCGTCTCGGAAGGCTCGACGGTATCCTCGCTCTCGAATCTCGTCGTCGTCTCGGTCGCCATCCCGTCGGTCACCGGGACCAAGAGGGCATTGACTCCGTTCGCCTTCGTCGGGGACGAAGTGCTGTACGAGGTCGACATCACCAATGTCGGCAACTATAACGGGGACATCGTCTGGAGCGACCGCCTGCCGGAAGGCAGCGTCTTCGTGGAGAACAGCCTGCTGCTGGACGGCGTTCCCGTTCCGGGGGTGAACATGTATACGGGAGCGTTCATCGGTACGGTCGAGGCCAAATCCACTGCCGTCGTCTCCTTCAAGCTGAAGGTAACGGCCTTCCCGCCGGGCGGCGTGCTCACCAATCAAGCCCGGCTCGATCTGACCTTCCGGCTGCCGAACGGACGTCCCTTCACCGCGACGGTATCCACCAATCCGGTATCGGTGCCCGTACTCGGGCTCGCCACCCTCGTCAAGCGCTCCAGCGTGTCGACGGTAGGCGTCGGGGGCTCCGTGCGCTTCGAGCTCGCCGTGCTCAACCCCAATCCGCAGCCGATCGATCACGTTTTTGTCTACGACTCGCTGCCAGCCGGGCTTGGCTTCGTTCCCGGCAGCCTGACCGTCAGCGGGGCGGCCTTGCCGGCCGAAGTGACGCCTTCCCGCATCCCCGTCGGCACGGTGCCGGCAGGAAGCTCCGTCATCGTCGCGTTCCAAGCGCTCGCCCTATTCGCGCCGCCGAATCCGGTCGTCGTCAATTCCGCATCCTCGGGGTATGAGATTCTCGTGCCTGGGGGCGGACGCCTCCCGCGCGTAGCTCTGTCCAATCCCGTTCAGGTGCTGATCGAGGAAGAAGAGGAATAG
- the nrdF gene encoding class 1b ribonucleoside-diphosphate reductase subunit beta — MRAVNWNRPDDDFTATFWSQNLMQFWTDEEIPLSDDKMSWMYLNDQERDTYMKVLGGLTLLDTVQGGVGMPSLVEHVEGLQRKAVLGFMGMMEQIHAKSYSSIFTTLASTEEIDAVFRWVEKHPQLQKKASVISGYYRNIESPRDLYMAMAASVLLESYLFYSGFFYPLYLAGQGKMTSSGEIIDLILRDESIHGLYVGVLAQEVHASLSEQEQAETLQELDRLLRELHANEELYTDELYAGIGLQDEVKKFVRYNANKAMMNLGLEPIFEDEDINPIVLNGISTRTKQHDFFSKKGNGYVRTLNVEPLRDEDFRFDF; from the coding sequence CTGCGCGCCGTCAACTGGAACCGTCCCGACGACGACTTCACGGCGACGTTCTGGAGCCAGAACCTGATGCAGTTCTGGACGGACGAGGAGATTCCGCTGTCCGACGACAAGATGAGCTGGATGTACCTCAACGACCAGGAGCGCGACACGTACATGAAGGTGCTGGGCGGCCTGACGCTGCTCGATACGGTGCAGGGAGGCGTCGGCATGCCGAGCCTCGTCGAGCATGTCGAAGGCCTGCAGCGCAAGGCGGTGCTCGGCTTCATGGGCATGATGGAGCAGATCCACGCCAAGTCGTACAGCAGCATCTTCACGACGCTGGCATCGACGGAAGAGATCGACGCCGTATTCCGCTGGGTGGAGAAGCATCCGCAGCTGCAAAAGAAAGCCTCCGTCATCTCCGGCTATTACCGGAACATCGAGTCGCCTCGCGACCTGTACATGGCGATGGCCGCCTCCGTGCTGCTCGAGAGCTACTTGTTCTACAGCGGCTTCTTCTACCCGCTCTATCTGGCCGGCCAAGGCAAGATGACGAGCAGCGGGGAGATCATCGACCTGATCCTGCGGGACGAGAGCATCCACGGCCTGTACGTCGGCGTGCTGGCGCAGGAAGTGCATGCGTCGCTGAGCGAGCAGGAGCAGGCGGAGACGCTGCAGGAGCTGGACCGGCTGCTGCGCGAGCTGCATGCCAACGAGGAGCTGTACACGGACGAGCTCTATGCCGGCATCGGCCTGCAGGACGAGGTCAAGAAGTTCGTGCGCTACAACGCCAACAAGGCGATGATGAACCTGGGGCTGGAGCCGATCTTCGAGGACGAGGACATCAATCCGATCGTGCTCAACGGCATCAGCACCCGGACGAAGCAGCATGACTTCTTCTCCAAGAAGGGCAACGGCTACGTCCGTACGCTCAATGTCGAGCCGCTGCGCGACGAGGATTTCCGGTTCGACTTCTAA